DNA from Osmerus mordax isolate fOsmMor3 chromosome 2, fOsmMor3.pri, whole genome shotgun sequence:
AAGAATGCGGAGCGTCCACACTCGTTTTCTCTCCCCCTATAGACGAGAGCTCCATCTTACATTACGCTTGGCTTTCACGCCAGAGGGCCCCAATCccgcctgccctccctcctccctccctcccctctctctctttctccctctcccatcccctgcTAGGTTTGACCCAAACAAGGGATGGAATGTCAGCCGAGCGCCCACATCCAGACAGCGCTGCAGAAGCCCCAGCTCGTCCCCCAGCTCGTCCCCCAGCTCGTCCCCAGCTCGTCCCCAGCTCGTCCCCAGCTCGTCCCCAGCTCGTCCCCAGCTCGTCCCCCAGCTCGTCCCCCAGCTCGTCCCCAGCTCGTCCCCCAGCTCGTCCCCCAGCTCGTCCCCAGCTCGTCCCCCAGCTCGTCCCCAGCTCGTCCCCAGCTCGTCCCGCCCTCTCACGGCGGGGCTTACCTCCGACTCCTTGTCGCTCGATGAGCCCAGGCTTCCAAAACTGTGGTTTGAACATTCGTTGTTCGTCAAGCCCTGCGAGATAAGAAAAGAAACCCGTCAAGACAAATTACGAGCCCCCCAGAGCGGAGCCAGACCGGGGCCCATCTCCAGGGCCAGGTGTGGGGGTTGTGTGGAGGGAGGCTTCACTGACTTTGGTTCCCCCGCTGGTTCCCCCACTGGTTCCCCCACTGGTTCCCCCGCTGGTTCCCCCGCTGGTGCTCCCGGTGCTGCCCCCGGTGCTCCCCCCGACCCCGCCCATGAAGCGAGCCTCCAGCAGCTCCTGTCTGCGGGGGTCCAGACTGTGCAGCTCCTCCATGGTGCCTGGTGGGAGACATGACAACACCTCAGCGCACTGAGACCGGGGCGGAGCTCTGCGGTGGAACGTTTGTTTGACAGCAGGAGAAgagattgcaggttcaaatccttccctccccacccacccccagtaTGTGACTTTGGATAAAGGCGCCTGCTAAATCAACACAATATTTGTACATTATTGTCTGGTAAACACTCTCCAGAAGGAGAAATCCCCACACGCATACGTCCCGTCTGGACGCAGGTTACGGGGACACCATCCCAAGCCGTAAACACCCTTCAAGCATGGGATCAGTACAAGCATGATGGGATCTGTCGGAGAGCAAATTAAACACTTTACTGGTTGGGATGGATCTCAACATGGTGAAAAGCCGACGGGCTCAACTTGGACTTAGTTTCAAGACAGACCCCCCCCTCTCGGGTCATCCTCACGGCTAGACAGATAATCTGTTCAATCACGGCATTACAAGGTATAAAAGATGATTCTCTTGCTGCTAAAATAAGGGAGTAACTGTTAAGTGGGGAGATGGCTCCCTTGTCTGACAAAGGCCGAGGAGTTTCCTTTAGGAGGGTAATAAACATGCTATATGAGTTCATGTCTGATGAGGGAGGCCCTTAACATCGTCCTGATATAGTGCATGACCACATTCAAATGACATTCACAGGCTAGCTAAACATTACACTGGGCCTGCGCTGCACAATATGGGATTTGATGAAGGGCGGGACACAGTCAAACTCACAAGCTTCATTGTTAAAGCAACAGCCGAGAAAGGAACAACAAGAAAACACGGGCGCCGTGTTTCTAGCAGGTTACCATCCCGACGCCCCCTGCGCCTCCAGCCCCCGTGGGATCTACACACCCCGGAGGACTCCACAGATGGCAGGCAGGGTCTCTGTGGGGGGCTGGTGACAGGCGGGGCCCTGCGCTACAGACCTCCATTTTGGAGAGACACAAAAGGTCTTACAACACCTGTTCCGAACTGTACTTCTGAAACTCCTCCGCTAGGCAGATCAGAACCACAGATCaatcccccccagcctccctactGTGCCTCCGCTAggcatttcatttcattttcatttagtcatttagcagacgctcttatccagagcgacttacagtaagtacagggacattctccccgaggcaagtagggtgaagtgccttgcccaaggacacaacgtcatctggcacggccgggaatcgaactggcaaccttctgattacaagcccgcttccctaaccgctcagccacctgactaggcAGGTGACTTCAGTGGTAGTAGTCCCTGTGCACAGTCGAAACACAGCCTACGCATCCACCTAGCGATGCCAAAAACAGTTCAGACAaatcccccctcacacacacacacacacacatcacgctgTCTGATCAGCTCTGATACATGCATGTGTGGAGGGCGCTGCTTGTTCATTTCCCCCCTTACAGAGGATCAGATTCTACATGATCCGATGTCCAATTTTTCCTGAGACAGCTCGGGATGCCGTGCTTCTCCCTACCGGAATGCAtaatggagagcagaggagagactacaccctgggagagcaggagactacaccctgggagagcagaggagagactacACCCTGGGAGAGCCGAGGAGAGACTACAccctgggagagcagaggagagactacaccctgggagagcagaggagagactacaccccctgggagagcagaggagagactacaccctgagagagcagaggagagactacaccctgggagagcagaggagagactacaccctgggagagcagaggagagactacaccctgggagagcagaggagagactacaccctgagagagcagaggagagactaccccctgggagagcagaggagagactacaccctgggagagcagaggagagactacaccccctgggagagcagaggagagactacaccctgggagagcagaggagagactacaccctgggagagcagaggagagactacaccccctgggagagcagaggagagactacaccctgggagagcagaggagagactacACCCTGGGCAGACAAAGGACCAGGCACTCCACCAGCGGCTCCACCCGCGCCGCTGCCCAAGATGGGGGCCATGTTGGAGGCCATGTTGGCTCATTTGTGGGGTGGAGGTGCCAGACATGGAGCTGTGAGGGGAACACACTCCGCCTGCTCTCTCCCACAGTCTAGGCCGACTGCCTCACCTACACAGCATCAACTCCTCTCCAAGCTAAGGGAACAgttttgcactgtgcctggtatatACACAGTTCCTTTTTCTCTAAAGGCCATGATTATTGTTAGAAGTATGCACTGCTGATTCTTGATGCTTGTTGTTGATTACTTTCTTCATGTCCTATTTGTATgtcgttttggataaaaaaGCATCTgtcaaatgaataaaatgtgatGTAAAATGTGATGATTCCGACCTGAGATTACTTTATTCCACATCCCACTATTGAAATTGATAGTTAACAattaagtaaataaaaaaactgaaatgtgACTTGGACCATTCATCATCTGCTAAAGAAAACAAGCTAGTGAGAGTAATAGGTTGTGTGGGGTTCTGTAATGTTTTGGCTTGCAAGACTGTTGCTTGTGGATATTTCAGTGCAGCATGGTAACTTGAGAAATGTCATGTAATAAGTATGATGCAGCAGAGAAAATGCTGTATTTAATAATAATGCAAACTATAAATGATCTAGTCTACCCATTGCACGGATACAATATTAtttgacacagagagaaaaacagttgAGCATTGTGGAACCACTTAAATTAGTCTCTTTGGGACATTTCCAAAGTCACAGAAAATGGGCTATAAGGTGGGAGTGACTAagggaataaaaataataaaaaactcAAGTCAACTAAATTCTACTTAAAGTCTAAACATCAGGCCTAGATATCATATTTGGAACACAAGGACTTGAAGGAAAGCGAAGAGAGTGACACAGGCTCCCTGGTAAGGAGGAATTTCTGCATAAATATAATTTCAATACTCTCCCTGCCACCAAACTCACGCCCCTGCACAAGCAAGTGGGTGAACCCTTAGAATGCAGTGGATGTCATTTTAGCTGCATGCTGTTCAGCATAGTGTGTCCACCTGTTTATGACTGACACTTGGAAAGCCATTAAAATGCCTAATATGAGACAGCTGGCTTTTTTTCTCCCACCAAGTGATGCCATTCATTATGAAACAAATAATTTGGCTGAAGCCATCACAACAACATCCGactaaatgttttatttgagaTATTCCGTCAAAGAAGCTATTAGTCAAATGTCATGCATCCAGTTTCCCTGCAGCACTAAGGACCTGCTGGGCTAGAGAATGCCTGTACAGTGCTAATAGGTGCAGCACTGATTCGAATACACAACATTCTTTCTGCTGTGCTGACACAGCCAACGACTGTTCAAGAATTGTCTACCACTGGCTTTAAGAGACCCTCTGACTATCAATCTCAAGATAGCAAACCGTTCTGTACATATTGGTGCAAACGTCAACAAAAATCAGAACATATAGGCTATCTATAGGGCATTATTGTGCTGGTCTATTAAGCCTGACTCCAAAGTGTCTCCTATACCATGCTGTTTTCTGTCTGATTGTGGAGGCCAACTAGTACCGTCCACCCAAATCTACTTATCAATGGCCTGCCCCATTACACAGTAACACAATAAGAAGTTGTAACATCCAAATGTCCAAAAGTGATCATGGCAAATAAGATGACGCCCAGAACTTTGTGCAACGTTGAATAATTCAAACCCAGTCTCATCTAATAGATGTTTCATTACATAGGAGCAACTTGATGATAAGTCTAGCTCACATGTCATCTGTAATGAGTGCAAAACAGATAACTGGTGGGCTTACTAACATTTAGCTAGTAGCCATCCATCCACATATTATTGGCTACTACTAATCAATATCAGAGCAAATTGCATCAACTTATGCTTATAAAATAACTTGCTGGCTAGCCCACCTATCCCACCTTCCCCGACGATGTTTTAATCAGATACATTagtttttgctagctagcttggtGTAGAAAACAAGTGATAGCTAGCAAGATATCTAGCTTAGGCTACCTTTCGAtgaaagctaacgttagctagacaGTCACACACTGCTTCTGTTCTGTCAGGTAGGATTTATCAAACACCTTAGTTTGCGCTGACAATCATGCGTATCCATAATAGGCTAGTAAACTGACTAACGCTACATAGAGGCTTGCTGGTGGAACTAAATTCACCTCATAAACCTACTGGCCAGAACAAGACATCTTCTTCAAAGCCATCTACccaagctagcaagctaactaaCTAGCTAGTGTTGAAAGCTGCAAGCTGCCCACCATGTATTCACCCGAGTCTTGCTAAGTCGGTTGCAATCCATTTCAAAGCGGTTCTTTTTACAAACCAAAACACAACTCTCATAAATATAAAAAACTGGCTTTTTTGTCCAATAATAATGTGTACAGTACCTTCCTTAGCCTTCACCAAAGCCGTGATATGTTGCTGAGAAAGCGACCCCTGCGCTGGGGACGTGGAGAGCTGGGACCAAGATGGCTTCCCTCAAAACTTCCACTGATACTTTGGACACTCATCAAGCTACTTTTTGAATTGACATgtcaaacaagtgaaatcagtGGCAACTAAATCCCGAGACTGTTCAAATCTCGCAAATTAGACATGCATATAGCAGCAATCAGTGACCCGACAAATGCGGTAATTTCACATTTTGGACACAAACCTCACACCTCTGCAGTGCGTCTTCAGTGCCCTCACTGCCCTGTATTGTACGGGAGTAATCTTAACATGCACGTCATACGTCGTGTGCAAAATGTGCAAATATTATCGCGAGGTTCATGACATGCACCCCAGTCTCACCCCAGGTACTCAACATGTCTTTAATATTTAGCTTATTGACTCAAGTGCCACTTGCAATCTTACAATGTCGAACCAAGAAAATCGATGTCCACCATTAACATCCAAATGCTTTATATGTAATTTATATATGGCTACTCTAAGTTCCAATTATTTGATTGTTTTCTATAAAAATAAACAAGACAAAAGCTTGGTTAGAGGTAGATAAAAAAGTAATATTCATGGAACAAGATTTAAATAgtgtaaaatatatttacttCGCCAGTTTGCATAAGAAATACAGAAGACTTAGAGGAGTTGACCTCTATACCTGTACAACCTGCCATTAATGGTTTACTTCTTCACATCTTTGAGCTCAATATTCTAAACAGACAAATATGACAGTGCAGCAGAAAAGCGTGGAGCATGGTTACAATAGTGGATGTGGTTTTCTGAACTTGCTCTGCATCCACACTCTTTGCATTACAACTTTCTTTCCCCGGTTCACCTGTAGTCGCCTGTCCTCAAGATTTTGAATTTCCTCTAATCCTGAATTGGTAAATAAACGGTGGACTTCATCTATGGAGAGACAAGCAGAAGAATACCATGATTGTAGATTGGAAAACACTTCTAACTCAGATTAGAAAAGTGTCAAAACCATACGATATACTTCTACCTTTTGTAAAGAAATAAACACAAGTTCCATCTCTTCGTATGTAGAAATTCTCAGACAAGCACTGGCCTGTTGTACACAAAAGACACCACTTTTGTAATCAATATTACAAATCCACAGTGTGCATCAAGTAAAACACATAAGAATCAATAACATTCTCCATACTTTGTATCAACACAACACAAAGAGGTTTCACAATGCAACCGCAGTGCAGTTTCCCAACAGTCTTGCAAAGAAACCATTTCAAAGTAGAGATGTACCTTTCTTCAACCTGAGTTGTGACAAGTCATATCTGCCATAGTCTCGGAAGAGGAATGTCCCTCCATGCTTTAGGAATCCCGACAGTCGATTCACAACTCCTTGAACTCTGTCAATCAAACAAGCAGCATGTCCTTTGATTCAGATAGTTTATCGCAATATACAACATACAGTGCATCCGGAAATTATTCACAACGCTTCACTTCACAGTTTGCTGAAAAGTGAAAAAGGTTTCATATATAAAGAGAtttgcaaaatattttttataagtATTCACAGACTTTGCTCAATACTTTGTTGAAGCACCTTTGGCAGCAATAACAGCCAAGCCCTTTTGAGTATGATGCTATAAGCTTGGCACACCTATTATGGGCAGTTTCTCCCCTTCTTCTTTGCAGGACCTCAAGCTCCATCAGGTTGGATGGGGAGCATCGGTGCACAGCCATTTTCAGATCTCTCCAGAGATGTTCAATCGGGTTCAAATCTGGCCTCTGGCTGGGCCACTCAAGGACATTCACAGAGTGTCCTgaagccactcctttgttatCTTGTGTGCTTAGGGTCGTTGTCCTGTTGGAAGATGAACCTTCGCCCCAGTCTGAGGTCCAgagtgctctggagcaggttttcaTCAAGGATGTCTCTGTACATTGCTGCATTCATCTTTCCCTCGATCCTGACTGGTCTCCCAGTTCCTGCCGCTGAAAAACATCcccacagcatgatgctgcctccaccatgcttcactgtagggatgGTGTTGGTCAGGTGATGAGCAGGGcctggtttcctccagacatgatgcttggcattcaggccaaaGAGTTCAATCTCTGTTTCAGAGAATGttgtttctcatggtctgagAGTTCTTCAGGTGCCTTTTGGCAACTCCAGGCGGGCTGTCATGTGCATTTTACTGAGGAGTGGCTTCCGTCCGGCCACTCTACCATACAGGCCTgagtgctgcagagatggttgtccttctggaaggctctcctctcttcacagagcAACGCTGGAGCTCTGTCAGAGTGACCATCGGGTTCTTGGTCACCTCCAGGCCCTTCTCCCCCGATGGTTCAGTTTGGCTGGGCGGCCAACTCTAGGAAGAGTCCTGGTGGTTCCAAACTTCTTCCATTTGTGGATGATGGAGGCCACTGTGCTCATTGGGACCTTCAATGCTGCAGTCATTCTGTACCCTTCTCCTGATCAATGCCTCGATACAATCCTGTCTTTGAGGTCTACAGACAATTCCTTGGACTTTATGGCTTTAtggtttgtgctctgacatgcactGTCAACTGTGGGACTTTATATAAACAGGTGTGTGCCtttccaaatcatgtccaaTCAACTGAATTTACCACAGGTGAACTCATATCAAGTTGTAGAAACATCTCAAGGATGATCAGTGGAAAAAGGATGCATCTGAGTTCAATTTTGAGTGTTGtggcaaaggctgtgaataaTTATGTACATGTGATTTTTTCGTTTTTAATTTTTAATAGATAAAATACGTTTTCACATTatcattatggggtattgtgtgtagaaatTTGAGGAAAATAATGAATTTAATCAATTTTGGAATACGGCTGTAGCATaacgtggaaaaagtgaagcgctgtgaatactttccagaTACACTGTATCAAATTAAAATAAGCTAACAATATATGTTTTATGTTATAACAATAAATCCAACAAAATCAATAATAATGTCCTATTTAGAGAAAGGCTGTAAGGCTGAACCTGTGTCTGAAACAGAGAGGTGAGGCATGAACTGGCATTTAGATTAAGCTTGAGGAAAGTGGGGTTACACCATGGTAGGGGTGTGTATTGTGGGAattctttgagtgtgtgtgtttatgtgtgcacattggtttgtgtgtgtgtgtgcacattggtttgtgtgtgtgtgtgtgtgtgcacattggtttgtgtgtgtgtgtgtgtgtgcacattggtttgtgtgtgtgtgtgtgtgtgtgcacattggtttgtgtgtgtgtgtgtgtgcacattggtttgtgcgtgcatgcatgcatgcaagcCTGGGTGtgtgcagaggagggagggtgaacgtGGGCAGCTGGCAGATGATAAATGGTCGTAGGAGCTCCTGTCTTTGTGTCCTAACCTTCACCTACCGCTCAGGGTGAACGGAGGAGAGCACAAAGACCACCAGAATAACATCCAGGCTCAGCGGAGGGAAAGGAAAAGAGGCCACCTCATCACAAACGTCATGGACAAAGGCATGACACACAGACTGGTCGTAGGCTGGGTGTTCCTATGCAAGGTATAATAgattaaaggagacatgacaatACATATCTGCATGAAGATAATGATCCAGATGTTGGGTATGAATATGGAAACAGTTCTGTGGATGGTATCTTGGATCGCTCACAACAAAACCAAAATAATGTCCGTAATTTTTGATTTAAACATGTTACAATAACAGCATAAAGCCACATTAACCATCATATTTTTGGTAGAAAATGAGCAGTGGCAGTTACACACAGATGGATTCAGGTTAAAGGGGATGACTTTTCAACACCAGCAGACAAATTATTTGACTGAGAATCACAGGAGGAGTTTCTATGGAAACAGAgcaatgtctcccctgccttcccaccaccacctccaccatcaaacacacacgcatacacacacgcatacacacacgcatacacacacgcatacacacacaagctgatTATCACGCAAACATTGCCTAAAACTACAAGTGCGTGTCGCAACCAATGCATCTGAACCTTCTGTGGAGATCCTAGATTTAATTATATGATGAAAATGCACAAACCTATTTTTAATTGTGTGATAGTTAAAGCTCACCTTCACCAACTGAACATGTGTGATAGTTACAGATCACCTTCACCAACTGAACGTGTGTGATAGTTACAGATCACCTTCACCAACTGAACGTGTGTGATAGTTACAGCTCACCTTCACCAACTGAACGTGTGTGATAGTTACAGCTCACCTTCACCAACTGAACGGCGCGAGGGGAGAAATCACAGCAGTAAAGAAAGACTCCTCTATCTCTGTGGGAGACGAGACACAGAAGGCATGCAGCCATGCAACGTATTCAGCTGGATTATATTCTCATCAATTGAAGGGTTAATATAGATATACTTtgcatacacgtgtgtgtgtaaggtcaaTTATACATCTATTACATGAATGAAAATGAATTCTGATATATTACATATAATAATTCCAATGCCCAGGAGCACAAAGACCGAAGGAGTAGCTGTTCGGAAATATACAACTGTTTTCCTTTCATTCAAGAGTCCATGATAGGAGTATACACAGAGGTCAAGGTTAAAGACTTCCTCCTCATTATTTTCCTGTCCTGGCCTTGCTGAGTACTCAGGACAAAATGTTCTTTGCAAGATGACGTTATACTTTGGCACCAGTCATATGCTAGGCAAAGCACTTATTCATCTAATTCCTCTCCAGTTAGACAGGATGCATTAAAGTAAAAGTAAACAATCTTTCAACACAGGATTCCCATTGTTTTGTACCAATTACGGAAAATCTGCCACAAATCATTAGTAGGTTTTACTCACTTTATGGAGCCAATGATGGGAAAGACACTATTACCAGCACCACAGCCAACCTGTTCAAAAATGGGGTGTACGTATTAATATCCCACATTCATCTATAAAAATCTAACCCGCCCAAGCTTCTGTTTAGCACCAAACAAAAACGCACCTCTAATATCCTGAAAGATGCATGTTGGCCTGGAGACGAGTCTGCAGCCTCTGCAGTTGGTCTCTCATCTTGGCAACAGGAGGGCTGGCTTCCAACAATCTCTGCATGATTGGCCGAGGGAGGATGCTGctgcactgtatgtgtgtccctGTCACGCTCTCTGGGCTCTGGGCATGGGGCAACCTGCCCACGGTCACACTCTCTGGGCTCTGGGCATGGGGAAACCTGCCCACGGTCACACTCTCTGGGCTCTGGGCATGGGGCAACCTGTCCACGGTCACACTCTTCTGTGccagtcctgtctgtctccatgggAATGAGCTCGGGGAACTCCACAAACAGCCACTTGCGATCTTTGAAGAACTTGTTCTGATGCCTCTCGTAAAAGTTTTCCCAGTACGTAGAAGCCTCTGTGTCatatttgcctgtgtgtgtgtgtgtgtgtttgtgcgtgtgtgtgtgtgtggtggggtggggggttaaaAGAGGAAACATGAAGTAGGTTGAATGAATCCAAATCAAGAAGgcagaatgtgtttttaattaCAGCATTCTTGCCTTGCTCCTCCACAGGAATTCTGGTGCTTGAATTTTCTTCTGCTCTCTGGCGAGCCTGCTCTTTGTCCTCCTCGGTCCACTGCACATGGTCCCTGTTAGCACATGTCATCAGTCTTAGTTTGAATGTtcagcaaacatgttacaacgATTTCAAAGCACATTATTGGCTTTGAGCCCATCCTTGAACTCATAACTATGCACAAAAGTGGACAAGTGCACACAATAGGATTTTTTTTGGTATGGTTAAGTATTTGATTAGTTCCATTAACTTTTCATTACAATGTCATGTGTTGTAATGTACTACATGCACTTTACGATGTCAATGGATCATCTAGGAAGACTAAACGTGTCAAAAATATTCTAAAAGTCAGTTGGCatagcggtgagggagtcgggctagtaatccgaaggttgccagttcgattcccggtcatgccaactgatgttgtgtccttgggcaaggcacttcaccctacttgcctcgtgggaatgtccctgtacttactgtaagtcactctggataatagcgtctgctaaatgactaaatgtaaatgtaaaataccaCATGTTGTGCTGAAAGACGTCATCGGAGTTGGTAAGAATCCTTGCtcccagaggagcagggggccGTCCTCTCGTGCTGTTCAGTCTTCTCAGAAACATCGCAACTGATGTTCGGGACAGGCTTCGGAAACCACGCATTTTGTCTGTCAAGTTGACCCCAAAAGCAATTAATCTGATGACTTCAGGACATTTCTGAAGACAAAAGGGTTTGTGCAGGGTCTCTGTTAATTAATATTATCATTAGCACAGGTCAACTGTAGGTCTAGCTACAGGTAGTGGTACAATACTGTAACTTAATGGCAGAATAATAAAGAGCCTGACATCGTATTGTGTTGAGGCAAAGTAGAACACATATCTATAAATATTTTAGAATGTGTACAATTTAATTGTGTTCTTGTCAAATTAACCATGTAACAGTGGTGAAAAGGGCAAAACGGGTGTAAATTGACATCATTTCATTGGATGCCTGCCAGAAGACCTATGCACTCGGATAAGGAAGTGAATTGTTGAAAACACGGTGACTACAAAAATGGAGGGCATCTGTCAAATGGCTAGCTAACAAAGTCAGACATGATCCTTTAAAAACAGAAAATTACATATTTGGAGAATCTGCGAGATGTCGACTGCAACCAGTTGTCAGGTAGCCTACTTTAAATGCACCTTGCGATGCTTCGACTGTGTTCCAAACGGTACTCTAAATATATAAAATGACTAGTTGCTAGTAATCTTTGCTGTAGTTTTTGCAGTGTCCTTAACAGTTTGCAGCCTGTATCCTTTATCTATCGAAAGTGTTAATATTGAATCCAGACAGCTACAGTACTTTATTCTTAATTGGCTGAATGTAGTGTACAATAAAAAAATGCATTACCTTTGTTTTTAGCAACCTAGCAAGCCGGCGGATTCTCGTGTTGTTCAAGACCATCCCTCGTGTGCTAAACGCCATCTAGTGCTGCCACAACGTAAAAGACAAATAAATGCGATTGACCTTTTGAGCCGAAGATCCCGAGGCATTCCAGATTCTGGGACGTTGTCAAGACACAACCTAAATATTCTGAGGGGTATCGTGCTTCAGGTATGTGCAGGGTCCCAAATACTAATAGTACAGTAATtaccctactgtacacacactcaagttTGAAATTATTTAGCCAGTGAGGATGGTGTGAAGGCTACAATTGTGACGCTTACGtatcaaaaatatatattttttgtaaatTCCAGGACAGTCGAAACTTCATCAAAGTCTGGACCAAGAGTTCGAAGTCCACAATACGTTATGAGAGTGGGAGGATCTATTTCGAAAATTACCAGCGCTGCTACAGTTGGTAATAAGTTTGAACTGTAGAGAATAATTCATTTCTACAATTGTGTTGAATCATGTAGTATTATTTTCTAAAATGTGCCCACCCAATAGACATGGAGTGTGGGTTATGACAGAGGTTCCTGTTTGCACATTAAAtgacccctctctcttcagcctTCCATCAGAACCTCAGCTTCTGTACGAGTTACCCAAACGGGCCAAAGCAGAGAAAATCCAAGATGCACTACTATGTCAGAGTCCACTTGTAAGGGAGGAATTTTTTCACTATTCTTAACTAGTCAGATTCCTTCAATAAACAGCTCATATCAGCTCTGCATTCCCCAAGAGGTCAGACAAACCTCGTTCTGGGAATCCTGGTCACAGATACATGAGTGAAGATGTTTGTTGTCAGCCGTACCAATTTCCATCCTAAAATGTTTCCCCTCACAGGACAAAGTGTTGCCCACACGGTCTGATCACAAACCTAGTCTCTTGGCATTAACAGCCAACAATTGGCTGTATCGCTTGTCAGCTGAAACGGGTGAACAGCTGCAAAAAATCTTCTTGTCTTCACATCATAAGTTCAGGTAAAACGAGTTGGGAATCAGGTGCTTTTCATGTGACTTGTTTGGATCATTATGACAGTACATGCATACATTCAAGTGAGCTTTTTGATGTTAGAAACGTATCATCTTTGACAGATACATCAGCTGGGATGTGGATCAGGAGACGTTTTATGTCAAGTCCACTCTTAAAAAGGCACCCTTCACCCAGCAGGTTTGTACTCCATCAGTCAGATGTATGTATTCTTCTATAACGTACATCTCATCCATTTATTGTATCACTTGATACTCAGTGTGATACTACAAGAACCTTTTCCTCTCCAACTCCTAACAGGCAGGACTCAACCAGA
Protein-coding regions in this window:
- the mettl8 gene encoding mRNA N(3)-methylcytidine methyltransferase METTL8 yields the protein MRGFRSLSRTSVAMFLRRLNSTRGRPPAPLGARILTNSDDVFQHNMWDHVQWTEEDKEQARQRAEENSSTRIPVEEQGKYDTEASTYWENFYERHQNKFFKDRKWLFVEFPELIPMETDRTGTEECDRGQVAPCPEPRECDRGQVSPCPEPRECDRGQVAPCPEPRERDRDTHTVQQHPPSANHAEIVGSQPSCCQDERPTAEAADSSPGQHASFRILEVGCGAGNSVFPIIGSIKDRGVFLYCCDFSPRAVQLVKEHPAYDQSVCHAFVHDVCDEVASFPFPPLSLDVILVVFVLSSVHPERVQGVVNRLSGFLKHGGTFLFRDYGRYDLSQLRLKKGQCLSENFYIRRDGTCVYFFTKDEVHRLFTNSGLEEIQNLEDRRLQVNRGKKVVMQRVWMQSKFRKPHPLL